From one Nocardioides yefusunii genomic stretch:
- the murJ gene encoding murein biosynthesis integral membrane protein MurJ, which translates to MTTSGPSGPHPPHVPADSSGEDEVTATRVMEAVDVEVLTPEPGQPAPHVDDESTSTHVDKSTKQSILASSAVMAVGTVFSRFSGVIRSILLAAALGSVGVAADAFQVANTIPNMLYILLAGGVFNAVLVPQLVRSLKNDDDGGQAYTDRIMTLALLFLGAVTLLLVALAPLLLKIFLSPQWYEADMSVALDRTVTLARWCLPQVFFYGMFTLVGQVLNARGSFGPMMWAPIANNVISVVMLVSYLVAFGPVTTVPDGGVYSTDLAYTAGEMALLGGGSTLGIVVQLLVLVPFLRKAGYRFRPRFDFRGTGLRHTAKLAVWTVLFIVVNQIAYTVVVRLLSGETAEGLAGQTVYANSYMIMLLPHGVITVSLVTALLPRLSAQAAGSQHRDLALTLTSTLRTALVVTLPFAAILAVVGTDIGNVLYGYGASKGSADAYGPTLTFFGVALVFFTLHYFMLRGFYALEQTRTVFLIQLVVGTVNVVAAITLVHALDSDQGAGALAAAYALAYAAGALVSWFVLRRTLGGLDGSRMIRYAVRMLLAVGIALAVATAVWWAFLGWKDDPAPALSLVRGGVVGVVHLVVYYVLTRLFRITEVSELVDPVVHSVRRRLKRR; encoded by the coding sequence ATGACCACGAGCGGTCCGTCCGGACCCCACCCCCCGCACGTTCCCGCTGACTCCTCGGGCGAGGACGAGGTGACTGCCACCCGCGTGATGGAGGCGGTCGACGTCGAGGTGCTGACGCCCGAGCCGGGTCAGCCCGCCCCCCACGTCGACGATGAATCGACGAGTACACATGTCGACAAATCAACCAAGCAATCGATCCTCGCGTCCAGCGCGGTCATGGCTGTCGGCACCGTGTTCTCCCGCTTCTCCGGCGTCATCCGCTCGATCCTGCTCGCCGCAGCACTGGGCTCCGTCGGGGTCGCCGCCGACGCGTTCCAGGTCGCGAACACGATCCCCAACATGCTCTACATCCTGCTGGCCGGAGGCGTCTTCAACGCCGTCCTCGTCCCGCAGCTGGTCCGTTCCCTCAAGAACGACGACGACGGCGGTCAGGCCTACACCGACCGGATCATGACGCTGGCGCTGCTGTTCCTGGGCGCCGTCACCCTGCTGCTCGTGGCCCTCGCGCCGCTGCTGCTCAAGATCTTCCTCTCGCCGCAGTGGTACGAGGCCGACATGTCAGTCGCGCTGGACCGCACCGTCACCCTGGCGCGCTGGTGCCTGCCGCAGGTCTTCTTCTACGGCATGTTCACCCTCGTGGGTCAGGTGCTGAACGCGCGCGGTTCGTTCGGCCCGATGATGTGGGCGCCGATCGCCAACAACGTGATCTCCGTGGTCATGCTGGTCAGCTACCTGGTCGCGTTCGGTCCCGTCACGACCGTCCCCGACGGCGGCGTCTACAGCACCGACCTCGCCTACACCGCCGGCGAGATGGCCCTCCTGGGCGGCGGCTCGACGCTCGGCATCGTGGTCCAGCTGCTCGTGCTGGTGCCGTTCCTGCGCAAGGCCGGCTACCGGTTCCGTCCTCGTTTCGACTTCCGCGGCACCGGCCTGCGCCACACCGCCAAGCTCGCGGTGTGGACGGTGCTGTTCATCGTCGTCAACCAGATCGCCTACACCGTCGTCGTGCGACTGCTCTCCGGCGAGACCGCCGAAGGCCTCGCCGGACAGACCGTCTACGCCAACTCGTACATGATCATGCTGCTCCCGCACGGGGTCATCACGGTCTCCCTGGTGACCGCCCTGCTGCCCCGGCTCTCCGCCCAGGCCGCCGGGTCCCAGCACCGCGACCTGGCCCTGACGCTCACCTCGACGCTGCGCACCGCCCTGGTGGTCACGCTGCCGTTCGCCGCGATCCTCGCGGTGGTCGGCACCGACATCGGCAACGTCCTCTACGGCTACGGCGCCTCCAAGGGGTCCGCCGACGCCTACGGCCCCACCCTGACCTTCTTCGGTGTCGCGCTGGTCTTCTTCACCCTGCACTACTTCATGCTCCGCGGCTTCTACGCCCTGGAGCAGACCCGCACCGTGTTCCTGATCCAGCTCGTCGTGGGAACCGTCAACGTGGTCGCCGCGATCACCCTGGTGCACGCCCTCGACAGCGACCAGGGAGCCGGCGCACTCGCCGCCGCGTACGCCCTGGCCTACGCCGCCGGAGCACTCGTCAGCTGGTTCGTGCTGCGCCGCACCCTCGGCGGGCTCGACGGCTCCCGGATGATCCGCTACGCCGTCCGGATGCTGCTCGCGGTCGGCATCGCCCTGGCCGTGGCCACCGCCGTGTGGTGGGCGTTCCTGGGATGGAAGGACGACCCGGCCCCGGCGCTCTCGCTGGTCCGCGGCGGCGTCGTGGGCGTCGTCCACCTCGTCGTGTACTACGTCCTGACCCGCCTGTTCCGGATCACCGAGGTCAGCGAGCTCGTCGACCCAGTGGTCCACTCCGTGCGTCGCCGCCTCAAGCGCCGGTGA